The following proteins are encoded in a genomic region of Sorangiineae bacterium MSr12523:
- a CDS encoding dihydrofolate reductase family protein yields the protein MSIDGFVGGPNGEVDWLFRSMDDRAARWVMDTLSQAGVHIMGSRTYHDMVAYWPSSTEPFAAPMNEIPKVVFSRKGISPGTAPTTAALADASRIRDARGDVPAPTPAHVAASWSEARVARDLVEEIARLKQQDGKIILAHGGASFAQSLVEHDLVDEYRLLVHPVVLGRGLPIFSRAPAGFDFRLVSTTAFPSGVIANVYQRA from the coding sequence ATGTCCATCGATGGGTTCGTCGGCGGACCGAACGGCGAGGTCGATTGGCTCTTCAGAAGCATGGATGACCGCGCAGCCAGGTGGGTCATGGATACGCTCTCGCAAGCGGGCGTGCACATCATGGGCAGCCGGACCTACCACGACATGGTCGCGTACTGGCCAAGCTCCACCGAGCCGTTCGCGGCGCCCATGAACGAAATTCCCAAGGTCGTCTTCTCGCGAAAGGGAATCTCGCCCGGCACGGCCCCGACGACCGCCGCCTTGGCCGACGCATCGCGCATCCGCGACGCACGAGGCGACGTTCCGGCCCCGACGCCGGCGCATGTCGCGGCGTCCTGGAGTGAAGCCCGCGTGGCGCGCGATCTCGTCGAGGAGATTGCGCGATTGAAACAGCAAGACGGCAAAATCATCCTGGCGCACGGCGGGGCCAGCTTCGCACAGAGCCTCGTCGAGCACGACCTCGTCGACGAATACCGCCTCCTCGTCCACCCCGTGGTCCTCGGCCGCGGCCTACCGATCTTTTCGCGCGCCCCCGCAGGCTTCGACTTCAGGCTGGTCAGCACAACAGCATTCCCCTCCGGCGTCATCGCCAACGTCTACCAGCGGGCCTGA
- a CDS encoding PAS domain S-box protein, producing MSSSSNSNSSSNYFGDAGDRLRDLEEVIVALASFNYAKKAQVSQRGDTIDSMAVGLNMLGEELAASTVSKGYVTNILHSMVDPVVVTDRGGVLRMVNQAACAMSGFAREELLGQHFIAILPELNTDDVIASGRATHPDTYFVSKHGEVTPVSVTASIMLDRGEVQGIVCVARDLTEAKYAEEERLRLRDAVKLQAALMEELSTPLIPIADDVLALPLIGSLDEDRTVRMTETLLQGVISRAARVVIVDFTGLRAFDQASVHGLLRAIGAVRLIGADVVITGIQPRVAQTMVQLDADLSGIVIFGAFQQAIPYALDGRRRERR from the coding sequence ATGAGCTCCAGCTCCAACTCCAACTCCAGCTCCAACTATTTTGGCGACGCCGGCGATCGGCTGCGCGACCTGGAAGAAGTCATCGTGGCGCTCGCGTCGTTCAATTACGCGAAAAAGGCGCAGGTGAGCCAGCGCGGGGACACCATCGACAGCATGGCCGTCGGCCTCAACATGCTGGGCGAGGAACTTGCCGCCTCCACGGTTTCCAAAGGCTACGTCACGAACATACTCCACTCGATGGTCGATCCCGTGGTCGTCACCGACCGCGGCGGCGTGCTTCGCATGGTCAACCAGGCCGCCTGCGCGATGTCCGGCTTCGCCAGGGAAGAGTTGCTTGGGCAACATTTCATCGCCATCCTTCCCGAGCTGAACACCGACGACGTCATCGCCAGCGGACGCGCCACGCATCCGGACACGTACTTCGTCTCGAAACACGGCGAGGTCACCCCGGTGTCGGTCACGGCATCGATCATGCTCGACCGAGGCGAGGTGCAGGGCATCGTGTGCGTCGCACGCGATCTGACCGAGGCGAAATACGCCGAGGAGGAGCGCCTGCGTCTGCGCGACGCGGTGAAACTGCAGGCCGCGCTCATGGAGGAGCTATCCACGCCGCTCATTCCCATCGCCGACGACGTCTTGGCCCTTCCCCTCATCGGCTCCCTCGATGAAGATCGCACCGTGCGCATGACGGAGACGCTCTTGCAAGGTGTGATTTCCCGCGCGGCACGCGTGGTCATCGTCGACTTCACGGGTCTGCGCGCCTTCGATCAGGCGTCCGTCCACGGTCTCCTGCGAGCCATCGGGGCCGTGCGACTCATTGGCGCCGATGTGGTCATAACGGGTATTCAGCCGCGAGTTGCGCAAACGATGGTCCAGCTCGATGCCGATCTGAGCGGCATCGTCATCTTCGGTGCCTTTCAACAAGCCATTCCCTATGCGCTCGACGGCAGGCGGCGAGAGCGGCGCTGA
- a CDS encoding OmpA family protein, protein MKTRFVLPVVGLSLFALAAAGCAHEPAAPAVATPAARPPAPVASAPPPPAASYDGAAVAISGDLVAACNLVVNKVDSAPKFDFDDSALPDQDRGVLDQVAKCVTTGPLRGRALSLVGRADPRGEVEYNFALGERRADTVANYLGQLGVAKDKLRETSRGKLDATGTDEESWARDRRVDIALL, encoded by the coding sequence ATGAAAACTCGTTTCGTTTTGCCGGTCGTTGGGCTCTCTCTCTTTGCATTGGCCGCGGCAGGTTGCGCCCACGAGCCGGCTGCGCCCGCCGTGGCCACGCCCGCCGCGCGTCCCCCTGCGCCTGTCGCGAGTGCGCCGCCGCCGCCGGCCGCATCGTACGATGGCGCGGCGGTCGCCATCTCCGGTGACCTCGTGGCCGCGTGCAACCTCGTGGTGAACAAGGTCGACTCGGCACCCAAGTTCGATTTTGACGACAGTGCGCTCCCCGATCAGGATCGCGGCGTTCTCGATCAGGTCGCCAAGTGCGTGACCACCGGCCCGCTTCGCGGTCGCGCGCTCTCCCTGGTCGGTCGCGCCGATCCGCGCGGCGAGGTCGAATACAACTTCGCACTCGGCGAACGCCGCGCCGACACCGTAGCCAATTATCTGGGCCAGCTCGGCGTGGCCAAGGACAAGCTGCGCGAAACCTCTCGCGGCAAGCTCGATGCGACCGGCACCGACGAAGAGAGCTGGGCCCGTGACCGCCGCGTCGACATCGCGCTTCTCTGA
- a CDS encoding serine/threonine protein kinase — protein MPAPFDLVVSRRLDRYELLYEVGRGGMGSVWAAMLRGKHGFEKLVAIKTILPEFAAEPRFRALLLNEARITAKIEHPNVVQTFELGEHHGSLYVVMEWVEGESLHALRRDMERTGHAVIPIGITLRVVADVCAGLHAAHEMRDENGAPACIVHNDISPHNILVTSRGITKLADFGIAKIVNRPASSQRTPDMSSLRGKIQYIAPERISGHTDRRSDIWSLGVVLRELLPIEMPAPCRRVVERAVASARERRFGTAHELGRAIESVMDECHLSTTPGDVASFFESALRERSALRKRRVDATLGMGETLDVVRDLRPPASVGGETIPLSRTLAVRSELTVPLPEKPARRFPTAWLVVAMVACALVLVLALVLLAVMRSPRAPIPEPPPSASAVSAASAAPVIEGAPASASAAPAVSPSAAPSASPPAARKTKPSAPKTSRNPYDERL, from the coding sequence ATGCCTGCCCCTTTTGACCTCGTCGTAAGCCGGAGACTCGATCGTTACGAGCTTCTGTACGAGGTGGGGCGGGGAGGTATGGGCTCGGTTTGGGCCGCCATGCTGCGCGGAAAACATGGCTTCGAGAAGCTCGTGGCCATCAAGACGATTTTGCCGGAGTTCGCCGCCGAGCCGCGCTTTCGGGCCCTGCTGCTCAACGAGGCCCGGATCACGGCGAAGATCGAGCACCCGAACGTGGTGCAGACGTTCGAGCTGGGCGAACACCACGGCTCGCTGTACGTCGTCATGGAATGGGTCGAGGGGGAATCGCTCCACGCGCTTCGGCGGGACATGGAACGCACGGGGCATGCCGTCATTCCCATCGGGATAACCTTGCGCGTGGTGGCGGACGTCTGCGCCGGCCTGCACGCGGCCCACGAGATGCGCGACGAGAACGGCGCGCCCGCCTGCATCGTCCACAACGATATTTCGCCGCACAATATTTTGGTCACCTCGCGCGGCATCACCAAGCTGGCCGACTTCGGCATCGCGAAAATCGTGAATCGCCCGGCGAGCTCGCAGCGTACGCCGGATATGTCTTCGCTGCGCGGCAAGATCCAATACATCGCCCCGGAGCGGATCTCGGGCCACACCGATCGCCGCTCCGACATTTGGAGCCTCGGCGTCGTGTTGCGCGAGCTTCTCCCCATCGAGATGCCCGCTCCGTGCCGGCGCGTCGTGGAGCGGGCCGTTGCCTCCGCGCGCGAGCGTCGCTTCGGGACGGCGCACGAGCTCGGGCGGGCCATCGAATCGGTGATGGACGAATGCCACTTGTCGACGACGCCGGGCGACGTGGCCTCGTTCTTCGAGTCGGCCCTTCGCGAACGCTCGGCCCTGCGCAAGCGGCGGGTCGATGCGACGTTGGGCATGGGGGAGACGTTGGACGTCGTGCGCGATCTCCGGCCGCCGGCGAGCGTCGGCGGCGAGACGATTCCTCTGAGCCGCACGCTTGCCGTGAGGAGCGAGCTCACGGTGCCGTTGCCCGAGAAGCCGGCGCGGCGCTTTCCCACTGCGTGGCTCGTCGTGGCCATGGTCGCGTGTGCATTGGTGCTCGTCCTGGCGCTCGTTCTCTTGGCGGTGATGCGTTCGCCGCGAGCGCCGATCCCGGAGCCACCTCCTTCCGCGTCCGCCGTTTCCGCAGCTTCGGCGGCGCCCGTCATCGAGGGTGCGCCGGCATCGGCCAGTGCCGCGCCTGCGGTGTCGCCGAGCGCAGCGCCGTCGGCGTCGCCTCCCGCGGCGCGAAAGACGAAGCCGTCCGCACCGAAGACGTCACGCAATCCCTACGACGAGCGATTGTAG
- a CDS encoding MBL fold metallo-hydrolase, translating to MRIRFWGVRGSIASPGPATAGVGGNTSCVEVSCENERFILDAGTGLRGLGDAMLAQSSRPAMEATLLLSHVHWDHIQGLPFFGPAYAPDMKLRIVGGKNGKMGLRETLARQMTDPVFPVRHDELRASISIEEVQAGDSFRVNDATVRAAKGNHPNGVLAYRIECGGRSVVYATDTEHFAGTDPQLLELARGADVLIYDSQYTDDEYRTSRMGWGHSTYVAGAELAKAAGVAQYILFHHDPRRNDDQVLELEARARELFEGSVAAREGMEITLDRA from the coding sequence ATGAGAATCCGATTTTGGGGCGTTCGCGGGAGCATTGCTTCACCGGGGCCTGCGACGGCGGGGGTGGGCGGCAATACCAGTTGCGTCGAGGTCTCGTGTGAAAACGAGCGCTTCATCCTCGACGCAGGCACGGGACTGCGCGGACTCGGGGATGCCATGCTCGCGCAATCTTCCAGGCCGGCGATGGAGGCCACACTGCTCCTATCGCACGTGCACTGGGATCACATTCAAGGTTTGCCCTTCTTCGGGCCGGCGTACGCGCCAGACATGAAGCTGCGTATCGTCGGCGGCAAGAATGGCAAAATGGGATTGCGCGAAACGCTGGCGCGCCAGATGACCGATCCCGTGTTTCCCGTCCGGCACGACGAGCTGCGCGCGTCCATATCCATCGAGGAAGTGCAGGCCGGCGACAGCTTTCGCGTCAACGATGCCACCGTGCGTGCGGCCAAGGGTAACCATCCCAATGGGGTCCTGGCCTACCGCATCGAGTGCGGCGGGCGCTCGGTGGTGTACGCCACCGACACCGAGCACTTCGCCGGCACCGATCCGCAGCTTCTCGAGCTGGCCCGCGGGGCCGATGTTCTCATTTACGATTCGCAATACACCGACGACGAATACCGCACGTCCCGCATGGGGTGGGGCCACTCGACCTACGTGGCCGGCGCCGAGCTGGCCAAGGCGGCGGGGGTTGCACAGTACATCCTTTTTCATCACGACCCGAGGCGGAACGACGACCAAGTCCTCGAGCTGGAGGCTCGGGCGCGTGAGCTCTTCGAGGGGTCGGTCGCGGCGCGCGAAGGAATGGAAATCACGCTCGACCGGGCGTAG
- a CDS encoding sigma-54-dependent Fis family transcriptional regulator, with product MSSRLSLLVDLASLLTREVDFDVLLGTACERLARALNADRATIWLVDADALVTRVALLPEVASLRQPLDRGIAGHVARTGESVRLEDASKDPLFDPTADRTTGYQTRSMLVVPVREVAGEPIRGVVQVLNRNDGVFDEEDERYLAALATQLARALSLTTLRAADASRPGVTLRGPFNRIVGRSRVLADVYERVQLAAETDATVLFRGETGTGKGLFARAIHVNGKRQAGPFVTVDCTTLPSQLVESELFGHERGAFTGADRRMPGKVETAEGGTLFLDEIGDLPLDIQGKFLRFLQERSFERVGGRQTLSADVRVVCATHRDLEKAVREGRFREDLYYRIRVVEIELPPLRARGGEEIEALALHFADTYAARYGRPAPVIDADTLARLREHAWPGNVRELEHWIESAVVLSPSGLLSKALLPSRPRTERGAANTVGVPLGLSLEEAGRRYVLATLEACDNNKAEAARRLGVGRNTLARLLK from the coding sequence GTGTCCTCTCGTCTTTCGCTCCTGGTGGATCTTGCCTCGCTGCTCACGCGCGAGGTCGACTTCGACGTCCTGCTCGGAACCGCGTGCGAACGGCTGGCACGCGCGCTGAATGCCGATCGGGCCACGATATGGCTGGTCGACGCCGATGCTCTGGTCACCCGCGTAGCGCTGCTGCCCGAGGTGGCGTCGCTGCGGCAGCCGCTCGACCGTGGCATCGCCGGGCACGTGGCGCGTACCGGCGAAAGTGTGCGCCTCGAGGACGCCTCCAAGGATCCGCTGTTCGATCCCACGGCGGACCGCACCACCGGGTATCAAACGCGCTCGATGCTCGTCGTGCCCGTGCGCGAGGTCGCGGGCGAGCCCATTCGCGGTGTGGTGCAGGTCCTCAACCGAAACGATGGCGTCTTCGACGAGGAGGACGAGCGCTACCTCGCCGCGCTGGCCACGCAGCTGGCTCGTGCGCTGTCGCTCACCACGTTGCGTGCGGCCGATGCTTCGCGACCCGGCGTGACGTTGCGCGGGCCGTTCAACCGCATCGTCGGCCGAAGCCGCGTGCTGGCCGACGTCTACGAGCGTGTGCAGCTCGCCGCGGAGACGGATGCGACCGTGCTCTTTCGCGGCGAGACGGGAACCGGAAAAGGGCTCTTCGCACGGGCCATTCACGTCAATGGCAAGCGCCAGGCGGGGCCGTTCGTCACCGTGGATTGCACGACCTTGCCGTCGCAATTGGTGGAGAGCGAGCTGTTCGGCCACGAGCGGGGCGCCTTCACGGGCGCCGATCGGCGGATGCCTGGCAAGGTGGAAACGGCCGAGGGAGGCACGCTCTTTCTCGACGAGATCGGCGATCTTCCGCTGGACATCCAGGGCAAGTTCCTGCGCTTTCTGCAGGAGCGCTCGTTCGAGCGGGTCGGCGGGCGGCAGACGCTCTCGGCGGACGTGCGCGTCGTGTGCGCAACACACCGCGATCTCGAGAAGGCCGTGCGCGAAGGGCGCTTTCGCGAAGATTTGTATTATCGCATCCGCGTCGTCGAAATCGAATTACCGCCGCTGCGGGCGCGCGGTGGCGAGGAGATCGAAGCGCTGGCCTTGCACTTCGCCGACACCTACGCGGCGCGGTATGGCCGGCCCGCGCCCGTGATCGATGCGGATACCCTGGCGCGCCTGCGCGAGCACGCTTGGCCGGGCAACGTGCGCGAGCTCGAACATTGGATCGAAAGCGCCGTGGTGCTCTCGCCCTCGGGTTTGCTCTCCAAGGCGCTGCTGCCGTCGCGGCCCCGTACCGAACGAGGCGCTGCGAACACGGTGGGCGTGCCTCTCGGCCTTTCGCTGGAAGAAGCCGGCCGTCGCTACGTGCTGGCCACGTTGGAGGCGTGCGACAACAACAAGGCCGAGGCCGCGCGCAGGCTCGGCGTCGGCCGAAATACCCTGGCGCGGCTACTGAAATGA
- a CDS encoding MFS transporter: MNSDVTTTAVPTASSRKLGRADANTLMLSALGGALEYYDFVIFVFFTKTLGQLFFPKDMPTWLAQLQVYGIFAAGYMIRPLGGIIMAHYGDRSGRKGMFTLSVFMMAVPTLCVAFLPVYAQIGALAPILLLFLRIVQGVAIGGEVPGAWTFVAEHAPVGRVGFACASLSSGLTSGILLGSLMAAWINRHFPAAEVLDYAWRIPFLVGGIFGFFAVFLRRWLRETPVFTAMRESKQLVQELPLKRVLQHHLPGVLLSMLVTWMLTGAIVVVILMTPTLVQANFHIEASRAFVGSSLAALALTFAALGGGILVDAIGRGRALLIGSVGLFLSIYALYVDLHNGGENFLLLYSVAGAFTGVAGIIPAVMVAAFPPAVRFSGLSFSYNVAYAIFGGLTPPFIAYMAARLGGMAPGYYVMFTSVIGVLVSLYLIMTKRTFHER, translated from the coding sequence ATGAACTCCGACGTGACGACGACCGCCGTACCCACCGCGTCCTCGCGCAAGTTAGGCCGCGCGGACGCGAATACCTTGATGCTGTCGGCGCTCGGAGGCGCCCTGGAGTATTACGACTTCGTCATTTTCGTCTTCTTTACGAAGACATTGGGACAATTGTTCTTTCCCAAGGACATGCCGACCTGGCTGGCGCAGCTGCAGGTGTACGGCATCTTCGCGGCCGGCTACATGATTCGCCCGTTGGGCGGGATCATCATGGCCCACTATGGCGATCGCAGCGGCCGCAAAGGCATGTTCACCTTGAGCGTGTTCATGATGGCGGTGCCCACGCTCTGCGTGGCCTTTTTGCCGGTGTACGCGCAAATTGGAGCGCTGGCGCCGATCCTCTTGTTGTTCCTGCGCATCGTGCAGGGCGTGGCCATTGGTGGCGAGGTGCCCGGCGCGTGGACCTTCGTGGCCGAGCATGCGCCGGTGGGACGCGTCGGCTTCGCCTGTGCAAGCCTCTCGTCGGGACTCACCTCGGGCATTCTTCTCGGCTCGCTCATGGCCGCCTGGATCAATCGGCATTTCCCCGCGGCGGAAGTGCTCGACTATGCCTGGCGCATTCCGTTCCTCGTGGGTGGCATTTTCGGCTTCTTCGCGGTGTTTCTGCGTCGCTGGTTGCGTGAAACGCCGGTGTTCACCGCCATGCGCGAGAGCAAGCAGCTCGTGCAAGAGCTCCCCTTGAAGCGCGTTCTCCAGCATCACTTGCCGGGCGTGCTCCTATCGATGTTGGTCACCTGGATGCTGACCGGCGCCATCGTGGTGGTGATCCTGATGACCCCCACCTTGGTGCAAGCGAACTTCCACATCGAGGCATCCCGCGCCTTCGTCGGCAGCAGCCTCGCGGCGCTCGCATTGACCTTCGCCGCGCTGGGCGGCGGCATTCTGGTCGACGCCATTGGCCGCGGTCGCGCGTTGCTCATTGGCTCGGTGGGGCTCTTTTTGAGCATCTATGCGCTCTATGTCGATCTCCACAACGGTGGGGAAAACTTCCTCCTTCTGTATTCGGTTGCCGGTGCCTTCACCGGCGTGGCCGGCATCATTCCCGCGGTCATGGTGGCTGCATTTCCACCAGCGGTGCGCTTCTCCGGATTGTCGTTTTCGTACAATGTTGCGTACGCCATCTTCGGCGGGTTGACGCCTCCGTTCATCGCCTACATGGCCGCGCGCCTCGGGGGTATGGCCCCTGGCTATTACGTCATGTTCACCTCGGTGATTGGCGTGCTGGTGTCGCTCTACCTCATTATGACGAAGCGCACGTTCCACGAGCGGTGA
- a CDS encoding metal-dependent hydrolase, producing MSLMNEVMPVRRDVKFHLPAEHVGTWLRGSPHVSHFANTFSLFLPTGERFFIEAVRNYKDRIDDPELKKAVAAFIGQEAMHGREHRALNEVLIAAVPEAEGIERFVGGLLARLQKWLPRSYRLSATIALEHFTAILADAVLTEPRVLDGAESRFAAMWRWHALEETEHKSVAFDVWCTVMGRNPRTYVMRCGGLLIATGIFWGIAIPSFLRILRAEGRLLDRDGWRMFVRHWWTETRFLPNLLKPWAAYFRPGFHPWDRDNRHVLDQLEGVMAQAQGWAET from the coding sequence ATGTCACTCATGAACGAGGTCATGCCCGTGCGCCGCGATGTGAAATTCCATCTGCCCGCCGAGCATGTGGGCACTTGGCTGCGCGGCAGCCCGCACGTGTCGCATTTCGCCAATACGTTCTCCTTGTTCCTACCGACCGGCGAGCGCTTTTTCATCGAGGCGGTCCGCAATTACAAAGATCGCATCGACGATCCCGAGCTGAAGAAGGCGGTCGCGGCCTTCATCGGGCAGGAGGCCATGCACGGGCGCGAGCATCGGGCCCTCAACGAGGTGCTCATCGCGGCCGTGCCCGAGGCCGAGGGCATCGAGCGCTTCGTCGGCGGGCTCCTGGCCCGCCTGCAGAAGTGGCTGCCTCGCTCGTATCGGTTGTCGGCGACCATTGCATTGGAACATTTCACGGCGATTCTCGCCGACGCCGTGCTGACCGAACCACGCGTACTCGACGGTGCCGAATCGCGGTTCGCGGCGATGTGGAGATGGCACGCTCTGGAGGAAACGGAGCACAAATCGGTTGCCTTCGACGTCTGGTGCACCGTGATGGGGCGCAATCCGCGCACTTATGTCATGCGCTGCGGTGGCCTTCTCATTGCGACGGGGATCTTCTGGGGCATCGCCATTCCGTCCTTCTTGCGCATTCTCCGTGCAGAGGGCCGGCTCCTCGATCGCGATGGCTGGCGCATGTTCGTGCGCCATTGGTGGACGGAAACGCGGTTTTTGCCCAATCTGCTGAAGCCGTGGGCCGCTTATTTCCGCCCAGGCTTTCACCCCTGGGACCGGGACAATCGCCATGTGCTCGATCAACTCGAGGGTGTCATGGCGCAAGCCCAGGGTTGGGCTGAGACTTGA
- a CDS encoding TetR family transcriptional regulator, whose product MTTATRKTRPKLKRGDPVLGGRSKLLAAALQLAATTRSWASMGLREVARHAGVNPNTFYRHFKDFDELGLALIQQISGELRSGLRARRRNLTGGRLASPVSTERAQEIVRESVALALDFATEYGAAYVVAIRELHGGSPVLRKALRQVMDDLAIEMAEDILNLLPAGLLDERTVHELSQIVIRQMSFLSLEYVEHPERRDELRLQAETFILMLFMGAIASRDFGALEAIASRFSSSIEH is encoded by the coding sequence ATGACGACCGCAACGCGAAAAACCCGGCCAAAACTCAAACGCGGTGATCCCGTGCTCGGGGGTCGCAGCAAGCTGCTCGCGGCGGCTCTGCAGCTCGCGGCGACGACGCGCAGTTGGGCGTCGATGGGATTGCGCGAGGTGGCGCGCCATGCCGGGGTGAATCCCAATACGTTCTATCGGCACTTCAAGGATTTCGACGAGCTCGGGCTGGCCTTGATCCAGCAGATCAGCGGCGAGCTTCGAAGCGGCTTGCGGGCGCGGCGGCGCAATTTGACGGGCGGGCGACTCGCCTCCCCCGTGTCGACGGAGCGTGCGCAAGAGATCGTGCGCGAGTCGGTGGCCCTCGCGCTGGACTTCGCGACCGAGTACGGCGCGGCGTACGTGGTGGCCATCCGCGAGCTGCATGGCGGTTCGCCGGTGCTGCGCAAGGCGCTGCGGCAAGTCATGGACGATCTTGCCATCGAGATGGCCGAGGACATTCTCAACCTGCTGCCCGCAGGGCTGCTCGACGAAAGGACGGTGCACGAGCTTTCGCAGATCGTGATTCGTCAAATGAGCTTTCTCTCCCTCGAGTACGTGGAGCACCCCGAGCGCCGCGACGAGCTTCGCCTGCAGGCCGAGACCTTCATTCTGATGCTCTTCATGGGCGCGATTGCCAGCCGGGATTTCGGCGCCCTCGAGGCGATTGCCTCGCGGTTTTCGTCGTCCATCGAGCATTGA
- a CDS encoding YciI family protein, translated as MKRNNRDMRIASDPKLMLEVGKFSQEMIRAGVVVATGGIASKGTVITAVNGDLTTTDGPYAEAKEVIAGWVVLEVKSKAEAVAIAARFMKIHQDVLGAGWEGEAEILQVFGPEDFGPTFN; from the coding sequence ATGAAACGCAACAATCGCGACATGCGGATCGCTTCCGATCCGAAACTCATGCTCGAGGTGGGCAAGTTCTCGCAGGAGATGATCCGCGCCGGCGTCGTGGTTGCGACGGGAGGAATCGCGTCGAAAGGCACGGTCATTACCGCGGTGAACGGCGATCTGACGACCACCGACGGTCCTTACGCCGAGGCCAAAGAGGTCATCGCCGGCTGGGTCGTGCTGGAGGTGAAATCGAAGGCCGAAGCCGTCGCCATCGCGGCGCGCTTCATGAAGATCCACCAGGACGTCCTCGGCGCCGGCTGGGAGGGCGAGGCCGAAATCCTCCAGGTCTTTGGCCCCGAGGATTTCGGCCCGACATTCAACTAG
- a CDS encoding alpha/beta fold hydrolase — translation MNSALRRRSFLHGALGLGGALSLLRAPNAHALGMAPAPSAASEARPWYELGSLSDPIMNSQLLHFLAATYSAQADIGEVLDTATRIRVEDEWSWPNEWVRTADRIHAMAEQSVAKRRWISSGNAYLRAANYYRAALIHHPEPTHPSVLETGRKAVAAYDKAIFLLRIPAHPVRIPYEKSTLPGYFFRSPNAWSKAPLLIFTQGRDAWPEESKYIIDGALERGYHCLIVHAPGQGMALREHGLPFRPDWEKVVTPVVNFATRIAGVDTRRMALLGWSMGGALVPRAAAFEKRIKLLIPNPGVMDWGKAHFDQFNQNFPDIMALLDRDPAAFDAAMAQLMEQVFLYRWYMKDAMFKHGATSPSDLLFKLREFTNEPVVQRITARTLVMDGTGESFTPGQAKLLFDALTCPKDYMLFNAEDTGLLHCQEAAQAVANHRMFDWFDEYI, via the coding sequence ATGAACTCTGCCCTCCGTCGGCGATCTTTTTTGCATGGAGCGCTCGGCCTTGGCGGCGCACTCTCCTTGTTGCGCGCGCCGAACGCCCACGCGCTCGGAATGGCCCCGGCGCCGAGTGCCGCTTCCGAGGCACGCCCCTGGTACGAGCTCGGATCCCTATCCGACCCCATCATGAATAGCCAATTGCTTCACTTCTTGGCGGCGACCTACAGTGCGCAGGCCGACATTGGCGAGGTGCTCGATACGGCCACACGCATCCGCGTCGAGGACGAGTGGAGCTGGCCCAACGAGTGGGTCCGCACGGCCGATCGCATCCACGCGATGGCCGAGCAAAGCGTGGCCAAACGCCGCTGGATTAGCTCCGGAAATGCCTATTTGCGCGCGGCCAATTATTACCGTGCGGCGCTGATCCACCACCCCGAGCCAACCCACCCGAGCGTGCTGGAAACCGGACGCAAGGCCGTGGCGGCGTACGACAAAGCCATATTCCTTTTGCGCATTCCGGCGCACCCGGTGCGCATTCCGTACGAGAAGAGCACGCTCCCCGGATACTTTTTCCGTTCGCCCAATGCCTGGAGCAAAGCGCCGCTTCTCATTTTTACGCAGGGGCGGGATGCCTGGCCCGAGGAATCCAAATACATCATCGATGGCGCGCTCGAGCGCGGCTACCATTGTTTGATCGTGCATGCGCCGGGGCAGGGGATGGCGCTGCGCGAGCACGGCCTTCCATTCCGGCCGGATTGGGAGAAGGTGGTGACGCCGGTGGTGAACTTCGCCACGCGCATCGCGGGGGTGGATACGCGGCGCATGGCGCTCCTGGGTTGGAGCATGGGCGGCGCCTTGGTTCCGCGCGCGGCGGCGTTCGAAAAGCGCATCAAGCTGTTGATTCCCAATCCGGGGGTCATGGACTGGGGCAAAGCGCATTTCGACCAGTTCAATCAGAATTTCCCCGACATCATGGCCCTGCTCGACCGCGATCCGGCGGCCTTCGATGCGGCGATGGCCCAGCTCATGGAGCAGGTGTTTCTGTACCGCTGGTACATGAAGGACGCGATGTTCAAGCACGGTGCGACATCGCCGTCGGATCTCTTGTTCAAGCTTCGCGAATTCACCAACGAGCCCGTCGTCCAGCGCATCACCGCCCGTACCCTGGTGATGGATGGCACGGGCGAAAGCTTTACGCCCGGCCAGGCCAAGCTCCTCTTCGACGCGTTGACCTGCCCCAAGGACTACATGCTTTTCAACGCCGAGGACACGGGCCTCCTTCATTGCCAAGAGGCGGCGCAGGCGGTGGCCAACCATCGCATGTTCGATTGGTTCGACGAGTACATTTGA